CCCGAAGGGAATCTTTTGCGGTTAATCAACCCGATCACTGGCGAGCCTCTCCCCACGTTAGATGAGGCGGTGGAACAGATACAAGTCATGATGGAGCGCATCCAAGCTGAGGCCCAACGCGCTCAGGCCGAATCCCAGCGAGCTGAGAGGGCCGAAGCAGAATTGGCTTGCCTCCGGGCTGAGTTAGAGCGGCTACGGCGACAGATAAGCGAAGAAAAGTGAAACGGGCGGCCTCATACTAGTGCGGGTGTGGAAGGGGAGGTGCGACAGAGCATTTCGTCTCAGGACACCTCCCCAAGCTCGTGAGATAGCCAACATGGCTACCGTCATGCGGAGATTCCCCGATTAAAAGGACAATGATCAATGGGAGAGGCTCATTGGACCTCGAAAACCACCTGAAGAGAGGCTTGGAAGTCGAGTTCACCAGGTGAAATAGGCCCACTCCCTCCCACTCCAATGCGCTCCATCGCTGCAAAGGCCATCACAGGGTAAGGGCTACTGATGGATTCGCTTATGCTTACCACCTCGCCCAGCTTCAGGCCGGCTAGCTCAGCTAGCTCCGTCGCTTTAGCACGGGCATTGGCCATGGCCTTGGCTCGTGCCTCCGACTCAGCAGCGCTCGAGTCCTCTAGGCTAAAGTTGACCCCCCAGATATTATTGGCGCCAGCCTCAATGGCCGCATCCAAGACTGAGGCGACTGCGTCGAGATCTCGGATCGTTACCTGGACCATATTAGAGACTCGATAGCGGCCTTGCAGTTCACCGGGTATCCCCTCCGCTGTAGCCGGCATGGGTATACCCGGCTCTCGTTCAAAGAAGATGCTATAGTTGGAGGTTTGAATATCCCGATCGGCGATTCCCGCCTTGCGAAGAGCAGCCAATACGGCTGTCATCTGTTCGCGGTTTTTCGCTGTGGCCTCCTTCACGGTAGGAGCGAACACTTCCACGCCGATCTGAGCCTGAGCTATATCGGGCCTGACATGGACTCTTCCCTGCCCGATCACAGTAATAGTACGATTCACATTGGTGGACGAAGTGGATTGCGCCTTTGTCTCTCGAGGAGAGGATGCGAAGGCCAACCCACCTAACGTGGCGCTGAGCAGCACAAGGCTCAATGTCAAGGTAAAACCGATTTTGCGCGACATGGTTCATGTACCTCCAAGAAGATGTTATCCCTGCCTTGGGGGACACCTTTTAGACGATAGGTGATTTCGAAAGGTTCCCAGCCTTGTTGAGGAAGACTACTTCCCGGCCCACTAGGAGCTTGTTCTTTTCAGCCCCTGAGAACTTCGGGAGATTTAAGTGAAACCTGACGATCAATTGCCAATCCTCAGGAGGGTATGCTATACTCACCTTGGTTGGGGTCTTGAAGGGAGATCCTGTCCACACGGAGGGTGTTGGGATGAAGCCCTTTTCGATCATGTGGTCAGAAGGGATCACGGAGGAAGAAGCCACTCAAGCCGTGTTGACCGTTCAGGAGATCGTTACCTCAGCCTTTCGAATCGAAAAATGGAAACGCGTTTCACCGTTGATGCCTGAGATCCGCCCCTTTGGGACCTGGGTAATCCCCGCCGTGCCGCGCGGGGCCGCTTATTGGGGGACCCAATGGTATATCGAGCGATCGCTAGACCCTAAGCTGAAGCGCGTGCGCGGCTACGACTTTTTGCGACTCGTGCAGTTCGAGCCGTGGCAGTTTCAAGCGCCGCATTTCGACCTAGCGTTGTTAGACCACGAGCTGATCGGTGATCCTGATGACGCGCCGGAGACCCTAACGTTAGGTCTCACCTTGCCGGGCACGGCCACGGTTATCTCCGTCGCCCCATTGCGAGCGATCCGCAATCGCTCGCGACGTCTCGCGGCGCTGCGCCGGTTGATCGCGCATCACTTAGGCCACATGGTGCGGGTGCCACGACCGGGTCGAACTAAGAGCGTAGATACCTCCGGGCCAGAACCCCATTGTACAGCGGTCTGTGCCATGCGCCACGCTGAAAACATCTTTGAGCTCCTGAAACTTACCCGAGAGGAAGCGGAGGCCGGGGTCACTTACTGCGACGAATGCCAGCGCGATCTACGGGTGCAATTAGTGAGCGCCCAGTTCAGCCTGAACTAGCGCCTGGCCTCCTTCCCTTTATGAGGATAGACTCTCTGACGGAGCACTTGCGAATCCGGAAGATGCTGAGTCCGACGAGGAGATCAACCGCTCGAGGGGAACCTCCAAACGTACCAATGAGCCCTTTTGACCGTTGGGACGCGGTGACAGGACCGTAAGGCGGGCACCCAGTAGCTCAGCCCGCTCTCGCATGCCCAACAGGCCCAAGCTGCCTTGCTCCTCTGAGGCGCGCTCTACATTGTTCACATCAAACCCCAATCCGTCATCTTCGATTTCTACCAGCAGGTAGCCTCCCATCTCTTGGACCTTGCTTTCTGCTTTCGTCCATCGGATGCGCAGCCAGCAGTGCTGAGCCTGAGCATGTTTGCGCACATTGTTGATCGCCTCCTGAATAACCACAAACACGGCCTCGGCAGCCTGCGGCGTTAAATCGGGCAGAGTCCTTGGCAGTTCTAGAGTCATGTTCAACTTGCTAATCTCGCGCAGATAGGAGGCATAGGATTGTAGCGCAGCTAACAGCCCCTTCGTGCGCAAGACCACCGGACGTAGCTCAAATAGACGCTGACGCAGTTCGCGGTACGCCGCGCGCACTGCATTGGTCAGATACGCTAGCTCTTCACCGGCGCGGCTTGGATCTTGCGCGAGCATGCGCTGAACGTTCTCCAAGCTCATGATTACCGCCCCCAGCGTCGCTACGGGGCCGTCATGCAGCTCCTGAGCAAGCGTGTGACGCTCCTGCTCCTGCACGCGAATGATCCGCTCTTGCTCCTGCCGCAACCCCTCATAGAGACGGGCGTTCTCGATGGCGATGGCTGCCTGCGACGCGATGGTGCTCAACCACTCTAGATCCTGCTGGGTGAACCCTTCAGGCTGCTGCTTGTTCAGGACCTCCAGCACACCGATGATTCGCCCCTTGACCTGTAACGGCACGCAGGCCACCGAACGGGTCACGTAACCAGTCATTGCATCCACCAGCGAGCTAAAGCGCGGGTCCTTGCTCACGTCATTGCAAAACGTGGGCACGCCATGTGTGGCTACCCATCCGGCAATCCCCTGTGTAATCGGAATGCGCTGCTGGCGCAAGATGCCCCCTGCGCTGCCCACTGGGATCTCAAAGACCAATTCCTGGGTTTTCTCATCCACCAACATCAGCGTCGAAGCGTCTGCCGCCAATGCCGAGGCGGCTAGAGCCGTCGTCTCTTGCAGCACAACGGAGAGATCCAGGCTGGAGGTGAGCTTCTGGCCGATATCGTAGAACAGAGTGAGATGGGTGAGCCGTTGTTGCATGGAGTGCAATCGCTCGCTTAATGTTGCGAGGTGCACTACGGCCTCTACCAGGGCGAGGCCTGTCCAGGTGGCATCCATAGAAAACCGCCAGGCGGACCAGTGATCGCCGCGCCAGATCAAGGTCAGGCCGCCTATCAGCGTGTTATCTTCCCACAGTGGGATCGCCTGCAGATGCACATCGGCCATAGGCGATTCGATCGAAGGCAAAGGGGGGCGCGTAGAAATGGGCGAGGCAGCCGGTGGCACCCAACCCCATAAGCGAGTCACTTCCTGCTCCCACGCAGCGATGACGGAACGCACGGTATCGGGAATCTCGCCCTCCTGAAGTTGAAGGGGGTGAACTCCACCATAGACCAAAGAAGCGGCCTGCGCGTGGAGTACCTGGCAAAGCCATGGGAGGGCTTCCGCCCATACTGCGGCTGCGCCCTCAAATTGCCCGATGCGGCTGAGCCGGGCAAGAAACGCGCTATGAAAGTGAGGGTCTTCCAAATTGGCTAAAGCCTTTGAGAAAAGATCAGACATGTCCCGTTCCGATCCCTCACGGCCTACAGTTGGATGAGTCTGAGGCCCTCGCTACTAAATCCAAATTATGACCTATCTTTTCAGGATGTCAATTCTGGCTGCATCTTGTATCGGCTTGCGAACATACTGGACAGCCTGTAGGAGTTGCGCTATACTCGGCACGCACTCCTTCTAATGAGAATCCCATCGAGTGAGAGAAGGCTTTGTTCGTCCACTCGATATGTGGGTTTCGTGAAACTTGGGAGGGATTAGCTTTCCGACAAGGGAGAACCAGATGACAGAGCCCGACATCTTTGCGGCTACCAAAACGCTGATCGGACGGGTGATCAGGCCAGCTGACTTGCTGGCTTATCAAGACGGCGCCGTAGTCAGCCGAACGCTTATCGATAAGCCAGCTGGCACGGTAACCCTGTTCGCTTTCGATCAAGGGCAAGGATTGAGCGAACATACGGCTCCCTTTGATGCCTTGGCCTGCCTGTTGGATGGCGAGGCCGACATCACCATCGCCGGCGACACGCAACGCGTTCGGGCAGGCGAGATGGTGATCATGCCTGCTAACAAACCGCACGCCTTGAGGGCCGTGACGCCGTTCAAGATGATGCTGGTGATGATCCGTTCGTAACCCGTGAGACGCGCTGGAGGTTGAGGTTATGATCCCGAAGAATTTCCCCGGCCGTGGACGAGTTGCCATTCTTCGCACCCGGCCGGAGACTGTGCTGGATGATTACGCCCGCTTGATGGAGCTAGCCGGCTTTCAGCAAGCGCTTCCTAAGGACAAGGACACCATCCTGAAGATCAACATCTCCTGGCAGACGTGGTATCCTGCCTGTTCGACCGCTCCGTGGCAATTGGAGGGGGTGATCCGCGCCCTGCAGAACGCAGGATACCAGAACCTGATCGGCGCGCACAACCGTACCGTTGTTGTGGACGCCTATGTGGGCGAGCGCAACAACAAACACAAGCCGATCGTGGACAGATACGGCGTCCGCAACGTCCACTTATACGAGCCAGAAGTCAAGTGGGTGCGCTACGAGCCCAAAGCGCCGATGCTCGTCCTGGACAAGATCTATCCAGAAGGGGTTTTAATCCCCGAGATGTTCATCGGCCGTAACATAATCCAGTTGCCAACCGTGAAGACCCATGTCTTCACAACCATTACCGGTGCTATGAAGAACGCCTTTGGCGGGCTACTGGCCGAGAAACGCCACTGGACTCACGCTCAGATTCACGAGACGCTAGTAGACCTGCTTACCATCCAGCAGGAAATTCACACCGGGCTTTTCGCCGTGATGGATGGCACCTTTGCAGGGGATGGACCGGGGCCGCGCGCCATGCGCTGGCACGAGAAGGATGTGATCCTGGCCTCGGCTGACCAGGTGGCGATTGACGCCATCTCGGCCAAGATCCAGGGCTTCAACCCCATGGATATCCCCTTCATTCGTATCGCCCATGAGATGGGGCTGGGCGTGGGCGATCCCCGGGAGATCGAGGTCGTCGGTGAGCCACAGATCGCGGATGAGAGTTGGGGATTCGTCCAAGAGGATACCTTTGCCAGCCGCGGGCAGAAGATGATCTATCATGGCCCGCTCAAGCCTTTTGAGAACCTGCTATTGCGTTCTCCCTTAGTGCCATGGAGTTATTTCGCCTCCAACTTCTACCACAACGTCTACTGGTATCCGTTCGTAGGCCGGAAACGGGTTGAAGCAGCGCTGCAGACCAAGTGGGGACGCCTCTTCCAGAGTTACGGCGATGGCACCGTGGTCATGCCGGGCGTGGAGCCGCGCACCACAGCGATTGCAGGGGCTGGCCTAATGGCAGGGCTCGTGCTCTTCGGGCTGCTTCTGCGCCGGGCACGCCGCTAAGGCCCTATCTGTCTATCACTCCAAGAGAGGCTTCTGATGACACGGCTTTGGCGTGTGGACCTTCATTGCCATACCTGGTTTTCGTGGGATGGGCTCTCATCACCGGAGGCTGTGGTCGCGATGGCGCGGCGGCGAGGATTGGACCGTCTGGCGATTACCGACCACAACACCATCGCCGGCGCGCAAGCCGCGCAACAACTCGCCCCCGATCTGATCATCGTCGGTGAGGAGGTCAGCACCGATCGCGGTGAACTATTAGCCTACTACGTGCAGGAAGAGATCCCCGCTGGCCTTCCCCTACATGAAGCATTGTGCCGGCTGCGGGCACAGGGATGCGTGATCAGTGTCTCGCACCCGCTGGATCGCTATCGGCGCGGGTCCGCCATGGGCCGGGAGACGCTGTTGCAGATCATCCACCAGGTGGACGCTATCGAAGTGTTCAACAGCCGCTGCCTGTGCTCTGCCGACAACCAACGGGCAGCAGAAGTCGCCCGGGAGTTCGGCTTGCCCGGCACGGCCGGCAGCGACGCTCACTCGGCCATGGAGGTCGGACGCTCTTGCTTAGAGCTTCCCCCCTTCTACGACGCCGAGGGCTTCCGTCGCAGCCTGAAAGAGGCTCGCTTGATCGGCCGGCTGAGCAGCCCAGGTGTTCACGCCTATAGCCTGTACGCGCGCTGGCGTAATGACCTGCGTGCTCGTCATATCCTGCCATGATCCTGGCCATCGGACTAGCGCTGTCCATCCTCGCTGCGGTGATCCCCACCGTTCTTTACGCCATGCTCGTGTGGTGGTGCGATCGCTTCGAGCGCGAGCCGTGGCCGTTGTTGACCGTCACGTTTCTGTGGGGCGCTCTCCCGGCCGTCATCTTCGCCTTGCTCGCCGAGCTCGTCCTAGACATCCCTTTAAGCGTGCTAGGCTCATCCGTTGCTTACGAGCTAATCTCCTCCGGCGGCGTCGCGCCTATCGTAGAAGAGCTCGTGAAGGCGGCAGCCTTGCTGGGGTTGTTCCTCCTGGTTCGCTCCGAGTTTGACGGCGTGCTGGATGGCATCATCTACGGGGCGCTGGTCGGATTCGGCTTTGCCATGACGGAAAACTTCCTCTATTTCATGGCGGCCCTTCAAGAGGAGGGATGGAGCACGTGGGCCACCGTGATCTTCCTGCGCACGGTGATCTTCGGCTTCAACCACGCCTTCTTCACCAGCTTGACCGGCATTGGGCTGGGCATCGCCCGCATGGCAAGGGATCGTTGGCTGCGCTGGATTGCCCCGCTTCTAGGCCTGGGAAGTGCGATCTTCTTCCACGCGATCCACAATGTGGGGGCTTCACTGGCAGATGTAGCCTGCCTGACGTTGGGCATCAGCACATTGACGGATTGGGGAGGCGTCTGGGTGATCGTAGTCATCATCCTGCTATCATGGGAGCAGGAGCGGCGCATCTTGCGCGAGTTCCTCGCGGATGAGGCGATCCCAACGGAGGTTCGACAAGCAGTGACCTACGCTCGGCTTTGGCAACGTGTGCCCGTCGCAGCACAAGTGGCTGGCCGGGCTCATCCCGCTATCTGGCGGGAATACCACCAACTCTTGGCTGAGCTGGCCTTGCGCAAGTATCGCTTGGCGCGCCTGGGCGAAGAGCCAGAGCTGCGCCAGGAGATCGACCAAATCCGAGAGCGATTGCAAGCACTGCAGCGCCAGATGCATTCCCCTTGATCTAGGAGGACATCATGCCCAAACCGAAGGTCTACGTCACGCGCCTGATCCCCGAAGAGGGCCTGCAGATGATCCTGGAAGCCTGCGACGCAGAGGTGTGGGAGGGCGAGCTCCCCCCGCCGCGTGAGGTGCTTCTAGAGAAGGTCAAAGGCAGAGACGGACTGCTCTCGCTCCTGACTGATCAGGTGGATGCAACGCTGATGGACGCGGCCGGCTCCCTGCGCGTCATCAGCAACTACGCCGTCGGCTATGACAATATTGACGTGCAAGCGGCCACCGAGCGCGGCATCCCGGTGGGAAATACCCCTGGCGTCCTCACCGAGACCACTGCGGACCTGGCATTCGCGTTGTTGATGGCGGTCGCCCGCCGTGTGGTAGAGGGGGTGGATTACGTGCGCGCAGGCCGGTGGAAGACGTGGGGACCGCGGCTGCTATTAGGGCAGGACGTCCACGGGGCCACGTTGGGGATTATCGGCTTTGGGCGCATTGGCCAGGCGATGGCGCGCCGCGCTCGTGGCTTCGATATGAGGGTGCTCTACTACGATCGCACCCGACGAGAGGGGCTGGAGGCGTCGCTGGGCGTAAGCTACGCAGATCTGGACACGCTGTTGCGAGAGGCGGACTTCGTCAGCATCCACACGGATCTCAACCCGAGCACATATCACCTGATGAATGCTGAAGCGTTGGCGAAGATGAAGCGGACAGCCATCTTGATCAATACCGCGCGCGGCCCCATCGTGGACCCGGCCGCGCTGGCGGAGGCCTTAGAGAGGGGGATCATCGCCGGCGCCGGGCTAGACGTCACTGAGCCAGAGCCGATTCCGCTGGACAGCCCTTTGCTCAAATTCCCCAACTGCGTGATCGTGCCACATATCGCGTCGGCCAGCGTGGCCACGCGAGGCCGGATGGCCCGCATGGCCGCAGAGAATCTTCTGGCGGGATTGCGTGGCGAACGGTTGCCCCACTGCGTCAATCCGGAAGTGTATGAACGGAAGGAGGTGTGATCGCCATGCGTCGCATTCGGATCACAGCAGGCTCGGTATCAGCGGAAGCGGAGTTGAAGGACACAGTAACGGCCAACGCCATCTGGTCAGCTTTGCCCATCACAGCCGAGGCCAACACCTGGGGCGATGAAGTTTACTTCAGCATCCCAGTTCGCCTGGGAGCCGAAGACCCTCAGGAGATTGTAGAGCCGGGCGACCTGGGATATTGGCCACCCGGCCAGGCTTTCTGCATTTTCTTCGGCCGGACCCCGGCCAGCATAGGGGACGAGATTCGACCGGCAAGTCCGGTCAATGTCTTCGGGCATCTCCTCGGGGACCCGACCGTGTTCAAGGCTGTACGGGATGGGGAGAAGGTAACAGTAAGAGCAGTAGAGCCTTAAACCTTATGCGAAAATCGGCTAAGTAGGACGGGGGCTGACGTAGGCAAAACTGCGGGGGCAAACATCGTCAAGCCCCAGCTATATTTCATGCTGGCGTGCTGACCATGGTAGCTACCAAGTAGATACACCGGGCGCAGGGACTCATCCTCGCTTAACAGCAACTCATCGGTAGAGGACGTAGGCTGAGATCACGGGAGATATACTCGCCCGGTACGCATCTTCCACAAGTAGTATCTCTCAAACAGTACTTTAGCCCAATGTGACCAGGGGCCAGGGATCAAGATTTCAAACTTGCGAGGCGCAAAGATCCGGTCAGAGATCATGATAACGCCTTGTTTGCCCGCGTCCATGATGCATTGCGTAGATGTTTGGATAGGCTGAATGTTGATAGCGTGCATTGACCGGCACAAAGCCGCGTTCATCACCTAAACCGGGCGAATTGCGAATAGCTTCAACCCCCTTGAAGGGCGGAATAACGATAGCGTACTTGAACGGTATTCGCCGGCCATCCTGTAAGTGAATCTCCCCTGATGTCACTTTGTCGATAGCCACATTGACGATCGGCTCGATTTTCAAGAACTTGTAGAACAACTCTAACATCTGTTGCCCTTTGCCCGTTCCGCCGATGCCAAAATGTCCCAAGAAAGGCTCTGCGGTAATAAAAGTAATCGGAGCTCGGTCACGTGCCCTAGCCTCGCGCAGCGCGCGATCGATGTTAAAGACCATTTCGTATTCTGCACCGAAGCAACTGGCATATTGGGTTGCGCCTAACACCACCGGGCCAGGGTCTTTCAGGAATTCGCGCCATGCTTGGGCGGCCTTAAGCGCATGGGGTAGGGAACAGATGGACCGCGTATAACCGTCGTCCAGCCCCATTCCAGGCACAGCTCCCCAGTCAAAATGCGGACCGGTTGCGATGACAAGGTAATCGAAGAGGAATTCGCCCTTATCGGTAATGACCCGTTTTTGATCAGGTTCAATCTGGTTGGCACGCACATGGATAAAGCGGATACCCTTAGGCTCAAGGGCCAATCTAAGATCAAAGGTGATCTGCTCCGGTTTACGCCAGCCTGGCACAATCCAGATGAGCGATGGAATGAAGACAAATTGCTCTTGCCGCGCGATCACTGTAATATCAATATCGCCCTTGTCTCTTAGCAGGCGCTTGAGCTCGAATGCTGCAGTGAGGCCTGCAAAACCTCCGCCAAGGATGAGAACACTGGGCTTTGATCTCATTGGGATACTCCTTGTCGCAACAATGCGTTTCCTTCCGGATCAAGTACCAGTACATTCACCTCGATACCCTTGCGGACACTAGCAGTAACCACGCAATAGTCCTCAAAGATCTCGAGACATCGGCTGATGCGCGGCAGCTCTTCCTTAGGCATATCAAGAATGATCTTAACGTCTAACCGCACGACGCGCCATCGCCCTTGCTCGTTTCGTCCTAAAAAGCCAGTCACAAGTGTCTTAA
This genomic interval from Anaerolineae bacterium contains the following:
- a CDS encoding SIMPL domain-containing protein (The SIMPL domain is named for its presence in mouse protein SIMPL (signalling molecule that associates with mouse pelle-like kinase). Bacterial member BP26, from Brucella, was shown to assemble into a channel-like structure, while YggE from E. coli has been associated with resistance to oxidative stress.); this encodes MSRKIGFTLTLSLVLLSATLGGLAFASSPRETKAQSTSSTNVNRTITVIGQGRVHVRPDIAQAQIGVEVFAPTVKEATAKNREQMTAVLAALRKAGIADRDIQTSNYSIFFEREPGIPMPATAEGIPGELQGRYRVSNMVQVTIRDLDAVASVLDAAIEAGANNIWGVNFSLEDSSAAESEARAKAMANARAKATELAELAGLKLGEVVSISESISSPYPVMAFAAMERIGVGGSGPISPGELDFQASLQVVFEVQ
- a CDS encoding GAF domain-containing sensor histidine kinase, producing the protein MSDLFSKALANLEDPHFHSAFLARLSRIGQFEGAAAVWAEALPWLCQVLHAQAASLVYGGVHPLQLQEGEIPDTVRSVIAAWEQEVTRLWGWVPPAASPISTRPPLPSIESPMADVHLQAIPLWEDNTLIGGLTLIWRGDHWSAWRFSMDATWTGLALVEAVVHLATLSERLHSMQQRLTHLTLFYDIGQKLTSSLDLSVVLQETTALAASALAADASTLMLVDEKTQELVFEIPVGSAGGILRQQRIPITQGIAGWVATHGVPTFCNDVSKDPRFSSLVDAMTGYVTRSVACVPLQVKGRIIGVLEVLNKQQPEGFTQQDLEWLSTIASQAAIAIENARLYEGLRQEQERIIRVQEQERHTLAQELHDGPVATLGAVIMSLENVQRMLAQDPSRAGEELAYLTNAVRAAYRELRQRLFELRPVVLRTKGLLAALQSYASYLREISKLNMTLELPRTLPDLTPQAAEAVFVVIQEAINNVRKHAQAQHCWLRIRWTKAESKVQEMGGYLLVEIEDDGLGFDVNNVERASEEQGSLGLLGMRERAELLGARLTVLSPRPNGQKGSLVRLEVPLERLISSSDSASSGFASAPSESLSS
- a CDS encoding cupin domain-containing protein, coding for MTEPDIFAATKTLIGRVIRPADLLAYQDGAVVSRTLIDKPAGTVTLFAFDQGQGLSEHTAPFDALACLLDGEADITIAGDTQRVRAGEMVIMPANKPHALRAVTPFKMMLVMIRS
- a CDS encoding DUF362 domain-containing protein codes for the protein MIPKNFPGRGRVAILRTRPETVLDDYARLMELAGFQQALPKDKDTILKINISWQTWYPACSTAPWQLEGVIRALQNAGYQNLIGAHNRTVVVDAYVGERNNKHKPIVDRYGVRNVHLYEPEVKWVRYEPKAPMLVLDKIYPEGVLIPEMFIGRNIIQLPTVKTHVFTTITGAMKNAFGGLLAEKRHWTHAQIHETLVDLLTIQQEIHTGLFAVMDGTFAGDGPGPRAMRWHEKDVILASADQVAIDAISAKIQGFNPMDIPFIRIAHEMGLGVGDPREIEVVGEPQIADESWGFVQEDTFASRGQKMIYHGPLKPFENLLLRSPLVPWSYFASNFYHNVYWYPFVGRKRVEAALQTKWGRLFQSYGDGTVVMPGVEPRTTAIAGAGLMAGLVLFGLLLRRARR
- a CDS encoding PHP domain-containing protein gives rise to the protein MTRLWRVDLHCHTWFSWDGLSSPEAVVAMARRRGLDRLAITDHNTIAGAQAAQQLAPDLIIVGEEVSTDRGELLAYYVQEEIPAGLPLHEALCRLRAQGCVISVSHPLDRYRRGSAMGRETLLQIIHQVDAIEVFNSRCLCSADNQRAAEVAREFGLPGTAGSDAHSAMEVGRSCLELPPFYDAEGFRRSLKEARLIGRLSSPGVHAYSLYARWRNDLRARHILP
- a CDS encoding PrsW family intramembrane metalloprotease, yielding MILAIGLALSILAAVIPTVLYAMLVWWCDRFEREPWPLLTVTFLWGALPAVIFALLAELVLDIPLSVLGSSVAYELISSGGVAPIVEELVKAAALLGLFLLVRSEFDGVLDGIIYGALVGFGFAMTENFLYFMAALQEEGWSTWATVIFLRTVIFGFNHAFFTSLTGIGLGIARMARDRWLRWIAPLLGLGSAIFFHAIHNVGASLADVACLTLGISTLTDWGGVWVIVVIILLSWEQERRILREFLADEAIPTEVRQAVTYARLWQRVPVAAQVAGRAHPAIWREYHQLLAELALRKYRLARLGEEPELRQEIDQIRERLQALQRQMHSP
- a CDS encoding D-glycerate dehydrogenase, which produces MPKPKVYVTRLIPEEGLQMILEACDAEVWEGELPPPREVLLEKVKGRDGLLSLLTDQVDATLMDAAGSLRVISNYAVGYDNIDVQAATERGIPVGNTPGVLTETTADLAFALLMAVARRVVEGVDYVRAGRWKTWGPRLLLGQDVHGATLGIIGFGRIGQAMARRARGFDMRVLYYDRTRREGLEASLGVSYADLDTLLREADFVSIHTDLNPSTYHLMNAEALAKMKRTAILINTARGPIVDPAALAEALERGIIAGAGLDVTEPEPIPLDSPLLKFPNCVIVPHIASASVATRGRMARMAAENLLAGLRGERLPHCVNPEVYERKEV
- a CDS encoding cyclophilin-like fold protein, which codes for MRRIRITAGSVSAEAELKDTVTANAIWSALPITAEANTWGDEVYFSIPVRLGAEDPQEIVEPGDLGYWPPGQAFCIFFGRTPASIGDEIRPASPVNVFGHLLGDPTVFKAVRDGEKVTVRAVEP
- a CDS encoding NAD(P)/FAD-dependent oxidoreductase — protein: MRSKPSVLILGGGFAGLTAAFELKRLLRDKGDIDITVIARQEQFVFIPSLIWIVPGWRKPEQITFDLRLALEPKGIRFIHVRANQIEPDQKRVITDKGEFLFDYLVIATGPHFDWGAVPGMGLDDGYTRSICSLPHALKAAQAWREFLKDPGPVVLGATQYASCFGAEYEMVFNIDRALREARARDRAPITFITAEPFLGHFGIGGTGKGQQMLELFYKFLKIEPIVNVAIDKVTSGEIHLQDGRRIPFKYAIVIPPFKGVEAIRNSPGLGDERGFVPVNARYQHSAYPNIYAMHHGRGQTRRYHDL
- a CDS encoding OsmC family protein yields the protein MSQEGTFSLELERVQDFEFKASFDWTHLPPLTLDEPEPLGKRKGPNAARLLGAAVGNCLSASLLFCLQKARLEVKGLKTLVTGFLGRNEQGRWRVVRLDVKIILDMPKEELPRISRCLEIFEDYCVVTASVRKGIEVNVLVLDPEGNALLRQGVSQ